In Listeria cossartiae subsp. cossartiae, the DNA window CGGGAAGCTATTTCCTTTCCAACGAAAAAATCTCTATCGAAAAAAATTACGGTAAACAACTTGGTAGCGTACAATTAATCACTTCAGATGGCATGCCGATTCTCGCAGTCACTGGTCCGGGCGCAAAACAAACCGAGCTCGGTTCTGACTTAATCGCAACAAAAGCCAATTTAGCGGAAATTTACGGAGATGGCGCCATAGTTGATACCGACAACACGATTCATTCCTACCGATTTAAAAAAGCAGCAGATACAAAAGAAGAAAGTTTTGGGACGAAAATTAGCAATAACAAAGAAGTAACCGTGTTTGGAGCATTCGCGCTTCTGACGGTTGTTATCCTAATTGTTGCTGTCCTACTAATCTTGCGTAAATATCGCCGGAAGTGAGGGAGAAATAAAAATGAAAAAAATGACGAATAACTTATTTGCAGATATTGGCTTTTTATTTTTCATCTTGCTTTGTTTCATCACGATCGGCTTTATGATTAATACGCCGGATGAATATTTGCGAAACATTATCTTGCTAAATATTACTTTTTTACTTGTAGTAATCACTTATTTTACGAATTTAACACTGGGGCTGATTTTGAATGTCCTCTATATTTTTATTTATGCGACTTACATTATTTATGAAATTGTGGCAAATCAAATTGCGTATGGCGTTGGCAGTTACTATTGGCTAATTATCACGCCGCTTTTCACGGTAGCAAGTGCGATGTTTACAAGAAATACGTCGCGGCTACAAGAAGAAAATACGAAAATTAAACAGCAAAATTTGTATTTAGGCACGATTGATCAAGAAACGCTACTAAAAAATATCGTTTCTTTCCAAAATGATGAGCGGATTTTTTCTAGCATTTCGCGCCGTTATGATTTGCCATTATCACTCATGGTTATCAAAGTACGTCATTGGCGCGAACTGAAACGATTCCAAAGCGAAGAAGAAATGCGGCTAGCGTTACAAGATATTTCGGCGATTTTAGAATCCTGTATTCGGACGAGTGACGTGCTTTACTTGCTAGACAAGGATGATGCGACTTGGGGCCTCTTGCTTCTAACAGACGAACCGGGCGGGAAATTAGTTGCTGACCGAATTAAAAGCCGCATTGCTGAAGCGAACACCGAAGATTTCGCCGCGAAGTACCGTGTGAAGCTAGAACTCCGCATAGGAACAAGCCAATTTGATAGCGAAAAAGTGAAGACACCACTTGATTTTATCGATTTAGCGACAAAAGAATTAGAATATGACGTGTAAAAAAGAGAGTTACCTTCTATAATTAGAGGGTAACTTTCATTTTTGATTGGGGGAGCATGATGAATTTAGAAGAAATAGTCGATTGCATGTTATTAAACGAAAATGACAAAGAAATTCAGCGGACGCAAACGGAGCATCGCATCAAATTGGTCGATTTTTGGCAAGTGAAAAAGGGGGACCGGGTGCTGGAAGTTGGCTGTGGGCAAGGAGATACGACCGCGGTACTTGCGAATGCAGTTGGCGCGGATGGCTTTGTTCAAGGTATTGATATTGCACCTCGAACTTACGGTGCTCCATTTACGATTGGCGATGCGACCGATTATTTGAAGAAATCGAAGCTCGGTGCGCAGATTGATTTTAAGCTGGGGACGGATATTTTAAAAGGCGATATCAATTTTCCAGAGAAAGCGTTTGATGTGGCGGTTTTGTCGCATGCTTCTTGGTATTTCAGCTCCAAAGCAGAGTTAATCCAAATGCTCGTATTACTAAGTAAGTGGGCGAAACGGGTTTGTTATGCGGAATGGGATACGAGAATTACCGACGTGAAACAAACATCACACATGCTAGCCGTGCTAACCCAATCTTCCTACGAAGCGTTCAAACAAGAAACTCAGTCCAACATCCGAACGTTCATCACTCCAATAGATATGCAAGAAATCATCCAAGCCCACAACTGGAAAATGAACGCAGAAACCAGTATTTTTTCAGAAAAAATGCAAGATAGCCGTTGGGAAATTAGTTATGTGAAAGATTTCATCACGAAAGAACTGGAAGCCGATTTAGGTTTACCGGAAAAATTTAAAGCATTTTTACTCAGTCAAAGTAAATTAATCACGC includes these proteins:
- a CDS encoding diguanylate cyclase domain-containing protein codes for the protein MKKMTNNLFADIGFLFFILLCFITIGFMINTPDEYLRNIILLNITFLLVVITYFTNLTLGLILNVLYIFIYATYIIYEIVANQIAYGVGSYYWLIITPLFTVASAMFTRNTSRLQEENTKIKQQNLYLGTIDQETLLKNIVSFQNDERIFSSISRRYDLPLSLMVIKVRHWRELKRFQSEEEMRLALQDISAILESCIRTSDVLYLLDKDDATWGLLLLTDEPGGKLVADRIKSRIAEANTEDFAAKYRVKLELRIGTSQFDSEKVKTPLDFIDLATKELEYDV
- a CDS encoding class I SAM-dependent methyltransferase; amino-acid sequence: MNLEEIVDCMLLNENDKEIQRTQTEHRIKLVDFWQVKKGDRVLEVGCGQGDTTAVLANAVGADGFVQGIDIAPRTYGAPFTIGDATDYLKKSKLGAQIDFKLGTDILKGDINFPEKAFDVAVLSHASWYFSSKAELIQMLVLLSKWAKRVCYAEWDTRITDVKQTSHMLAVLTQSSYEAFKQETQSNIRTFITPIDMQEIIQAHNWKMNAETSIFSEKMQDSRWEISYVKDFITKELEADLGLPEKFKAFLLSQSKLITLENSLPMASYCTSWQAE